One window from the genome of Paraclostridium sordellii encodes:
- a CDS encoding FecCD family ABC transporter permease has product MKNFSKSNKGKTVLLLVLISLIFILCYLSITKGFIHTSYNTVIDAYKNFNNSQEHIIIKTSRVPRTLNAILVGGALGVGGLLTQGITRNKLASPSILGINSGAVFALVIAMTYIPQISTLGLVWIAFFGALFASVLVFILSGGLFKDVRPMDLTLGGTALSALLFSLTQGILYKNDVALEQVVYWMTGSVEGKKMELILQFTPIILIAIASTLFIGKKLNVFSLGEEMARSLGMKTLHLKIVIIAMVAVLSGVSVALAGPVAFIGLVTPHIVNKFIGTDYRWLIPFSVLTGSSILLLADIMSRFIIYPKEVPVGALTALIGGPFFIYIAKRRNN; this is encoded by the coding sequence ATGAAAAATTTTTCAAAAAGTAATAAAGGCAAAACCGTATTACTTCTAGTGTTAATATCACTAATCTTTATATTATGTTATTTAAGCATTACTAAAGGTTTTATACATACATCTTACAATACGGTTATAGATGCATATAAAAACTTCAATAATTCTCAAGAGCATATAATTATAAAAACATCTAGAGTTCCAAGAACTTTAAATGCTATTTTAGTTGGAGGTGCTCTTGGGGTAGGAGGCCTTTTAACTCAAGGAATAACAAGAAATAAATTAGCTTCTCCAAGTATACTGGGGATAAATTCTGGAGCGGTATTCGCTTTAGTTATAGCCATGACTTATATACCACAAATATCTACACTAGGTCTTGTATGGATAGCTTTCTTTGGAGCTCTATTTGCTTCAGTATTAGTTTTTATATTATCAGGAGGCCTTTTTAAAGATGTAAGGCCTATGGATTTAACATTAGGTGGAACTGCTTTATCGGCATTATTATTTTCTTTAACACAAGGTATTTTATATAAAAATGATGTTGCTTTAGAACAAGTTGTCTATTGGATGACAGGTTCTGTTGAAGGTAAAAAAATGGAACTTATTCTTCAGTTTACCCCAATAATATTAATAGCAATAGCATCAACATTATTTATTGGAAAAAAACTTAATGTATTCTCATTAGGAGAAGAGATGGCAAGATCTTTAGGAATGAAAACTCTACATTTAAAAATAGTTATAATAGCCATGGTTGCAGTTTTATCCGGTGTGTCAGTAGCGCTTGCAGGGCCTGTAGCATTTATTGGACTTGTAACTCCACATATAGTTAATAAATTTATTGGTACAGATTATAGATGGCTTATACCTTTTTCTGTATTAACAGGTTCGTCTATATTATTACTTGCAGATATAATGTCAAGATTTATAATTTATCCAAAAGAAGTTCCAGTTGGAGCATTAACTGCACTTATAGGTGGTCCATTCTTTATATACATTGCAAAAAGGAGGAATAATTAA
- a CDS encoding FecCD family ABC transporter permease, which translates to MINVSKKTIKLSCILLFITSLLITFSLGFGEVMVNPLDVLKSIVGIDTGFSSVLVMNIRLPRVLVAFFVGASLALAGSILQGVVKNPLASPDILGIVNGGSVGALVFLTIFTDPKNNSLTTSILYMPIFTFAFSFLALLVIFFIYGKSTSTSKLIIIGIGVSAICKALTNILIINGPVIFIKEATTWITGTIYGSNWNHVIMITSTFFVFAIIAVIFIKDLNLHQLDDDVVTVLGNNLRKSRLILLCISAGLTAGAVTIGGGIGFVGLIAPHISRKLVDSKFENLIPLSILIGGIITLVADFASKWLFYPQDLPIGIFTASIGAPYFIYLLIKNRKYSKGR; encoded by the coding sequence ATGATTAATGTTAGCAAAAAAACTATTAAGCTAAGTTGTATTTTATTATTTATTACATCTTTACTTATTACATTCTCTTTAGGATTTGGAGAAGTAATGGTAAATCCATTAGATGTATTAAAAAGTATAGTAGGAATAGATACAGGTTTTTCCTCTGTTTTAGTAATGAATATAAGATTACCAAGAGTTCTTGTTGCATTTTTTGTTGGAGCATCTTTAGCATTAGCTGGATCTATACTTCAAGGCGTAGTTAAAAATCCTTTGGCATCACCTGATATATTAGGGATAGTAAATGGTGGATCTGTTGGGGCATTAGTATTTCTAACTATTTTTACAGATCCTAAAAATAACTCATTAACAACATCGATACTATATATGCCTATATTTACTTTTGCATTTTCATTTTTAGCACTACTAGTGATTTTCTTTATTTATGGAAAATCTACTTCAACAAGTAAATTAATTATAATAGGAATTGGAGTTTCAGCCATTTGTAAAGCATTAACCAATATTCTTATTATAAATGGTCCTGTAATATTTATAAAAGAAGCTACAACTTGGATAACTGGTACTATATATGGCTCCAATTGGAATCATGTAATAATGATAACATCAACATTCTTTGTTTTTGCCATAATTGCAGTAATATTTATAAAAGATTTAAATCTACATCAATTAGATGATGATGTAGTAACGGTTCTTGGAAATAACTTACGTAAGAGTAGATTAATACTATTATGTATCTCAGCAGGATTAACAGCAGGAGCTGTAACTATTGGAGGGGGTATAGGCTTTGTAGGTTTAATAGCTCCTCATATTTCTAGAAAACTTGTAGATTCAAAGTTTGAGAATTTAATTCCCCTTTCAATACTTATAGGTGGAATTATAACTTTAGTGGCTGACTTTGCTTCTAAATGGTTATTCTATCCACAAGATTTACCTATAGGTATTTTTACAGCTTCAATAGGAGCACCTTACTTTATATATCTTTTAATAAAAAATAGAAAATATTCAAAAGGGAGATAA
- a CDS encoding DUF434 domain-containing protein, whose amino-acid sequence MSKITRRGYDENDKKWFSNKELIKLKKAKEEVEWLLNRDYKIDNVVSFVCNRYQFSNRQRDCIKRIVCSDEKKEIRKNKELSIDKISEGSIYIDGFNTIITIEVALSKGTLIIGSDKNIRDLAGLRGTYKIIDKTEEALTIIGDFLDKNNCESVIFYLDAPVSNSGNLKHKIIESFKQRKVDINVELVNNPDIILEKLDRVISSDAIIIDKCISYFNMTRCIIEEYIQDANIINLND is encoded by the coding sequence ATGAGTAAAATAACTAGAAGAGGATATGATGAAAATGATAAAAAATGGTTTTCTAATAAAGAACTTATAAAATTAAAAAAAGCCAAGGAAGAAGTTGAATGGCTACTAAATAGGGATTATAAAATAGATAATGTAGTAAGCTTCGTATGTAATAGATACCAATTTTCAAATAGACAAAGAGATTGTATAAAAAGAATTGTATGTTCTGATGAAAAGAAAGAAATAAGAAAAAATAAAGAGTTATCTATAGATAAGATAAGTGAAGGATCCATATATATAGATGGATTTAATACTATAATAACTATAGAAGTCGCTTTGTCAAAAGGGACATTAATCATAGGAAGTGATAAAAATATTAGAGATTTAGCTGGTCTTAGGGGTACATATAAAATTATTGATAAAACAGAAGAGGCTTTAACAATAATAGGTGACTTTTTAGATAAAAATAACTGTGAGTCAGTGATTTTTTATTTAGATGCTCCAGTATCTAACTCTGGAAATTTAAAGCATAAAATAATAGAAAGCTTCAAGCAAAGAAAAGTAGATATTAATGTAGAGCTGGTGAATAATCCAGATATTATTTTAGAAAAATTAGATAGAGTAATAAGTAGTGATGCTATAATAATTGATAAATGTATAAGTTATTTTAATATGACTAGATGTATAATAGAAGAATATATACAAGATGCTAATATTATTAATTTAAATGATTAG
- a CDS encoding TetR/AcrR family transcriptional regulator encodes MEKLTDRQKQAIKTKLRITQVATKLFKLNGFDSVKIQDICQAAEISTGAFYHHFKSKAEIINTAYEQVDILVMDRLKTRSFCSNLDKLLFLLGEGANMMEELGWVFVSEIYKNLLSIKGKYSTKPDRYIALEVKSIVEDSLKNGELNSSLSSLDLTMIIMRISRGTIFDWCLYEGSYNLKSKMEFELNLVLSNFKSKS; translated from the coding sequence ATGGAAAAATTAACTGATAGACAAAAACAAGCTATTAAAACCAAACTTAGAATTACACAAGTAGCCACGAAGCTTTTTAAGTTAAATGGGTTTGATAGTGTGAAAATACAAGATATCTGTCAAGCTGCAGAAATTTCAACAGGAGCTTTTTATCATCATTTCAAATCAAAAGCAGAAATAATTAATACAGCCTATGAGCAAGTTGATATTTTAGTAATGGATAGACTAAAAACTAGAAGTTTTTGTTCAAATCTTGATAAATTATTATTTTTATTAGGTGAAGGTGCTAATATGATGGAGGAGCTTGGCTGGGTATTTGTAAGCGAAATATATAAAAATTTACTTTCAATAAAGGGAAAATACTCTACTAAACCCGACCGCTATATAGCATTAGAAGTTAAATCTATTGTAGAGGATTCACTAAAAAATGGTGAATTAAATAGTTCTCTTTCTTCCTTAGATTTGACTATGATAATTATGAGAATATCTAGAGGTACCATATTTGACTGGTGTCTTTATGAGGGAAGTTATAATCTTAAATCTAAAATGGAATTTGAATTAAATTTAGTTCTTTCTAATTTCAAATCCAAAAGCTAG
- a CDS encoding ABC transporter ATP-binding protein, whose protein sequence is MIKVKDLKLCYDEKIILDNIILEIEKGKITALIGSNGCGKSTLIKAIARILMPKNGSIEMENKDILNMPSKEVSKLLAMLPQSSNAPEDLTIYDLVKQGRYPYHSLLSFWSKKDEEIVLDSIKKVGLIDDKDRTLDSLSGGQRQRAWIALALAQNTDIILLDEPTNHLDIKYQLEILDILKNLNEKENRTIVMVIHDINHALKYADNIVAIKNGNILVKGHKDDVINENLIKEVFGVNCKLIDSPIDNCKLCVPFI, encoded by the coding sequence ATGATAAAAGTAAAAGACTTAAAATTATGTTACGATGAAAAAATTATATTAGATAATATAATTTTAGAAATAGAAAAAGGAAAAATTACAGCATTAATTGGCTCTAATGGATGTGGAAAGTCTACATTAATAAAAGCTATAGCAAGAATACTTATGCCTAAAAATGGATCTATAGAAATGGAAAATAAAGATATTCTTAATATGCCTTCAAAGGAAGTTTCTAAGTTACTAGCAATGCTTCCCCAAAGTAGCAATGCTCCAGAAGATTTAACTATTTATGATTTAGTAAAACAAGGAAGATACCCTTATCACAGTTTACTATCATTTTGGAGTAAGAAAGATGAAGAAATAGTCTTAGATTCTATAAAAAAAGTTGGTCTTATAGATGATAAGGATAGAACTTTAGATAGTTTATCTGGAGGACAAAGACAAAGGGCTTGGATTGCATTAGCTCTAGCACAAAATACAGATATAATACTTCTAGATGAACCTACAAACCATTTAGATATAAAATATCAATTAGAAATACTTGATATTTTAAAAAATTTAAATGAAAAAGAAAATAGGACAATAGTAATGGTTATCCATGATATAAATCATGCTTTAAAATATGCTGATAATATAGTTGCAATAAAAAATGGAAATATACTTGTTAAAGGTCATAAAGATGATGTTATAAATGAAAATCTTATAAAAGAGGTATTTGGAGTTAACTGTAAACTTATAGATTCACCTATAGATAACTGTAAATTATGCGTACCTTTTATATAA
- the cooS gene encoding anaerobic carbon-monoxide dehydrogenase catalytic subunit: MSETIRERLEGRVSYHDSVEEMLKRIQTDGLSSVFSRWDPQEKMRCKFCLQGLSCQLCTHGPCRINEKTGVDKGVCGIGADAMAMRNFLMRNIMGAATYGHHAFEAFRTLRSTGEGKSPFKIKDESKLRWMCEKVGIDSNQDINKLAIQLADLLDKEMKVGPDQPSIMTEAFAPKKRKSVWKELHIYPSGVQHEVENSIASCLTNVDGDYVSLAIKGLRLGLSTIYTAQIGLEMVQDILFGTPMPHEVNVDLGIMDPDYVNIVFNGHQPWIGALTIEKLRKGEYKNEAIEAGAKGIRVVGSIETGQELLQRYEVDDIFVGLMGNWLAIEPLLATGTVDAIAMDENCSPPAIDQYAEKYQVALVSISTIIGVPGTEHKIPYYPEKANEMSDNLIKIAIDNFKKRHGKIKPMVPKHVTKAIAGFSTEAVLGVLGNKLDPLVDVITAGKIKGIVALANCSTLRNGPQDWNTVNITKELIKKDILVVAGGCGNHALEVAGLCNLNSAEEYAGEGLKEICDMLKIPPVLSFGTCTDTGRISMLVTALADHLDVDIPELPIAVTAPEWMEQKATIDGMFAVAYGAYTHLSPTPFVTGAPNLVKLLTEEVENLTGGKVALGDDPIEAAKAIEAHIISKRQKLGLK; encoded by the coding sequence ATGAGCGAAACAATTAGAGAAAGATTAGAAGGTCGTGTAAGTTATCATGATTCAGTTGAAGAAATGTTAAAAAGAATACAAACTGATGGACTTTCAAGTGTGTTTTCAAGATGGGACCCACAAGAAAAAATGAGATGTAAGTTTTGTCTTCAAGGTTTAAGCTGTCAATTATGTACACATGGTCCTTGTAGAATTAATGAAAAAACAGGAGTTGATAAAGGAGTTTGTGGTATAGGCGCAGATGCCATGGCTATGAGAAACTTCCTTATGAGAAATATAATGGGTGCAGCTACATATGGGCATCATGCATTTGAGGCATTTAGAACACTTAGATCTACTGGTGAAGGTAAATCTCCATTTAAAATAAAAGATGAATCTAAATTAAGATGGATGTGTGAGAAAGTAGGAATAGATTCTAATCAAGATATTAATAAACTGGCTATTCAATTAGCTGATTTACTTGATAAGGAAATGAAGGTAGGGCCAGACCAACCTAGTATAATGACAGAAGCATTTGCTCCCAAAAAAAGAAAATCAGTATGGAAAGAACTTCATATTTATCCATCTGGAGTTCAACATGAAGTTGAAAACTCAATTGCAAGCTGTTTAACAAACGTAGATGGAGATTATGTATCGCTTGCTATAAAAGGTCTTAGATTAGGATTATCAACTATATATACGGCACAAATAGGTCTTGAAATGGTACAAGATATATTATTTGGAACACCCATGCCTCATGAAGTTAATGTAGACTTAGGTATAATGGATCCTGACTATGTAAACATTGTATTTAATGGACATCAACCTTGGATAGGAGCACTTACAATAGAAAAACTTAGAAAAGGTGAATATAAAAATGAGGCTATAGAGGCAGGAGCTAAAGGTATTAGAGTCGTTGGTTCTATTGAAACAGGACAAGAGTTGCTACAAAGATATGAAGTTGACGATATATTTGTTGGGCTTATGGGTAACTGGTTAGCCATAGAACCACTACTTGCTACTGGTACTGTAGATGCAATCGCTATGGACGAAAATTGTTCACCACCAGCTATAGATCAATATGCTGAAAAATATCAAGTGGCATTAGTTAGCATAAGTACAATAATAGGTGTACCTGGTACAGAACATAAGATACCATATTACCCAGAAAAAGCTAATGAAATGTCAGACAATTTAATCAAAATAGCAATAGACAACTTCAAGAAAAGACATGGTAAAATTAAACCTATGGTACCTAAACATGTTACAAAAGCTATAGCAGGATTCTCAACAGAAGCCGTTTTAGGTGTTCTTGGAAATAAACTTGATCCATTAGTTGATGTAATTACAGCAGGTAAAATAAAAGGTATTGTTGCACTTGCAAACTGCTCTACATTAAGAAATGGACCACAAGACTGGAATACAGTTAATATAACAAAAGAACTAATAAAAAAAGATATATTAGTAGTAGCTGGAGGTTGTGGTAATCACGCTCTTGAAGTAGCAGGATTATGCAACTTAAATTCTGCAGAAGAATATGCCGGAGAAGGTTTAAAAGAAATATGTGATATGCTTAAAATACCTCCAGTACTAAGCTTTGGGACTTGTACTGATACTGGTAGAATTTCAATGCTAGTTACTGCATTAGCAGATCATCTTGATGTCGATATTCCAGAGCTTCCAATAGCAGTTACTGCTCCAGAGTGGATGGAACAAAAAGCTACTATAGATGGCATGTTTGCAGTAGCATATGGAGCATATACACATTTATCTCCTACTCCGTTTGTTACTGGCGCTCCTAATTTAGTAAAACTTCTTACAGAAGAAGTTGAGAATTTAACAGGTGGTAAAGTAGCATTAGGAGATGATCCTATAGAAGCTGCGAAGGCTATAGAGGCTCATATAATAAGTAAAAGACAAAAACTTGGATTAAAATAA
- a CDS encoding DUF5692 family protein yields MFLFESQPITNWLMLFLVFIVLIVLNEIGRRYKWGGVFLFIILPIILTLFVWPNTTYGTSVNDWFHYAKVYSALAGCVGFWLIRHLKDATSHKWVLYFPPLILAINILEAVSRDFQIGSLGLTKEVFEGIVLYSGSWNYLNGIAGILNIITITGWVGICISKDKSQDMLWPDMCWFWIIAYDLWNFAYTYNCLGDHAWYCGIALLIAPTVAAFTLKKGAWLQHRAQTLALWCMFAMTYPAFIDNSQFAVKSTQNPNALFIVSLIALLANIALFAYMIYKVIKTKRNPYKSELYTDLKCYEEVKAFAE; encoded by the coding sequence ATGTTTTTATTTGAATCACAACCAATTACTAATTGGCTTATGTTATTTTTGGTATTCATTGTATTAATTGTATTAAATGAAATTGGACGACGTTATAAATGGGGTGGGGTTTTTCTATTTATAATATTACCAATCATCCTTACATTATTTGTATGGCCTAATACTACTTATGGTACTAGTGTCAATGACTGGTTTCACTATGCAAAGGTTTACTCTGCTTTAGCAGGATGTGTTGGTTTTTGGCTAATACGTCACTTAAAAGATGCTACTAGTCATAAATGGGTTTTATATTTCCCACCATTAATTCTTGCAATTAATATTCTTGAGGCTGTTTCTCGTGATTTCCAAATTGGTTCACTAGGTCTTACAAAAGAAGTATTTGAGGGCATAGTATTGTATAGTGGCTCTTGGAATTACTTAAATGGTATTGCAGGAATCCTAAATATAATTACTATTACAGGTTGGGTAGGAATCTGTATTAGTAAAGATAAGAGTCAAGATATGTTATGGCCAGATATGTGCTGGTTCTGGATTATTGCTTATGATCTTTGGAACTTTGCATATACTTATAACTGTTTAGGTGATCATGCTTGGTACTGTGGTATTGCATTACTAATTGCACCAACTGTAGCTGCCTTTACGCTTAAGAAAGGTGCTTGGTTACAACATCGTGCACAAACACTTGCTCTTTGGTGTATGTTTGCAATGACGTATCCGGCATTTATTGATAACTCACAATTTGCTGTTAAGTCAACACAAAATCCAAATGCATTGTTTATTGTGAGTTTAATTGCCCTTCTTGCTAATATAGCATTATTTGCTTATATGATTTACAAAGTAATAAAAACAAAACGAAATCCGTATAAAAGTGAGCTTTATACAGATCTAAAGTGTTATGAAGAGGTAAAAGCATTTGCTGAATAA
- a CDS encoding ABC transporter substrate-binding protein: MQKKIISIISLSVITMGLLAGCSSPSSDKAEETSKGKTVSIQDAMGTSEVPINPKRVVVLTNEGTEALLSLGVKPVGAVTGVTGEWYDHTKKELEGVKPLGKEKSVNIEAIAALKPDLIIGNKMRHEKIYDQLKSIAPTVYSDTIRGAWKDNFNFYAKVLNKEAEGEKAIKEYEDKVAYIQDNYKDKLDSEVSLVRFMDGKTRIYLGDTFAGTILKEIGFKRPKAQQGTEFVNEIGKERLKEAEGDVMFYFTYELGDGKGLARETEWINDSLFKSLDVVKNNKAIKVNDTIWNTAGGIKAANLMLDDLTDILKEGKF, translated from the coding sequence ATGCAAAAAAAAATTATATCTATAATTTCGTTAAGCGTAATAACTATGGGCTTACTTGCTGGATGCTCAAGCCCATCTTCAGATAAAGCTGAAGAAACATCGAAGGGAAAGACTGTATCTATACAAGATGCTATGGGAACATCAGAAGTTCCTATAAATCCTAAGAGGGTCGTTGTATTAACTAACGAAGGTACTGAGGCTCTGCTTTCTCTTGGAGTTAAACCAGTAGGAGCTGTAACTGGTGTTACTGGTGAATGGTATGACCATACAAAAAAAGAATTAGAAGGTGTAAAACCTCTTGGGAAAGAAAAATCTGTAAATATAGAAGCTATTGCTGCTTTAAAGCCAGATTTAATAATTGGTAATAAAATGAGACATGAAAAAATATATGATCAATTAAAGTCAATAGCTCCAACGGTTTACTCAGATACTATAAGAGGTGCATGGAAAGATAATTTCAATTTCTATGCTAAAGTTTTGAATAAAGAAGCTGAAGGTGAAAAAGCTATAAAAGAATATGAAGATAAAGTAGCTTACATACAAGATAATTACAAAGACAAATTAGATAGTGAAGTATCACTAGTTAGATTTATGGATGGAAAAACTAGAATATATCTTGGAGATACTTTCGCAGGAACTATTCTTAAAGAAATAGGATTTAAAAGACCAAAAGCTCAACAAGGAACAGAATTTGTTAATGAAATTGGTAAAGAAAGGTTAAAAGAAGCTGAGGGAGATGTAATGTTCTATTTTACTTATGAGTTAGGTGATGGGAAAGGACTTGCTAGAGAAACTGAATGGATAAACGATTCATTATTTAAATCTTTAGATGTAGTCAAAAATAATAAAGCAATTAAAGTAAATGACACTATATGGAATACAGCTGGGGGTATAAAAGCTGCTAACTTAATGCTTGATGATTTAACTGATATATTAAAAGAGGGTAAATTTTAA
- the hypB gene encoding hydrogenase nickel incorporation protein HypB, which yields MEKYKVIEIKESVFENNDKQADLLREKLKKDNTFLLNLMSSPGSGKTTTVLRTIETLKDEMKIGVMEADIDSDVDANTVSKTGAKVIQIHTGGMCHLDADMTKQGLLELETEDLDFVILENVGNLVCPAEFDTGSSKNAMILSIPEGHDKPLKYPLIFSIVDVVLINKIDAIEYFDFDVELVKEYIKKINPNIQVITISAKTGQGIDEWANWIRKEVKAWNN from the coding sequence ATGGAAAAATATAAAGTGATTGAGATAAAGGAAAGCGTTTTTGAAAACAATGATAAACAAGCAGATTTGCTTAGAGAAAAATTAAAGAAAGATAATACTTTTTTATTAAATTTAATGTCTTCTCCAGGTTCAGGTAAGACTACAACAGTTTTAAGAACTATCGAGACATTAAAAGATGAAATGAAAATAGGGGTTATGGAAGCTGATATAGATTCAGATGTTGATGCTAATACTGTTTCAAAAACAGGTGCAAAAGTAATACAGATACATACAGGAGGCATGTGTCATTTAGATGCAGATATGACAAAGCAAGGTTTATTAGAACTTGAAACAGAAGATTTAGACTTTGTAATATTAGAAAATGTGGGAAACTTAGTATGTCCAGCAGAATTTGATACTGGCTCTTCAAAAAATGCCATGATACTTAGCATACCAGAAGGCCATGACAAACCGCTTAAATACCCATTAATATTTTCAATAGTAGATGTGGTTTTAATAAATAAAATTGATGCAATAGAGTATTTTGACTTTGATGTAGAATTGGTTAAAGAATACATAAAAAAAATAAATCCAAATATACAAGTTATAACAATATCAGCAAAAACTGGTCAAGGTATAGATGAATGGGCAAATTGGATAAGAAAAGAAGTAAAAGCTTGGAATAATTAA